In one Prosthecobacter fusiformis genomic region, the following are encoded:
- the tnpA gene encoding IS200/IS605 family transposase has product MPSTHAALHYHLVFSTKNREPWFEPHLRSRLHEYLGGILRTENGIPHAIGGTGDHVHLLAGLRPTHCLADILQRVKSISSRWIHEELRLAGFAWQEGYGAFTVSVSSLEKVRAYVLNQEAHHRVKTFQEEYVEMLQRGLVEYNEAHLW; this is encoded by the coding sequence ATGCCCTCGACGCATGCCGCCCTGCATTACCATCTCGTCTTCAGCACCAAAAATCGGGAGCCGTGGTTTGAACCTCACCTTCGCTCGCGCCTGCATGAATATCTCGGGGGCATCTTGCGCACCGAAAATGGCATACCACACGCCATCGGTGGCACGGGAGACCATGTGCATCTGCTTGCCGGGCTGCGTCCCACCCATTGCTTGGCGGATATCCTACAACGGGTAAAAAGCATTTCATCGCGATGGATTCATGAGGAACTTCGGCTCGCAGGTTTCGCATGGCAGGAGGGTTACGGAGCATTCACCGTCAGTGTCTCCAGCCTGGAAAAAGTAAGAGCTTATGTCTTGAATCAGGAAGCTCATCACCGGGTCAAAACATTCCAGGAAGAATATGTCGAAATGCTGCAACGTG